The sequence TTAGCGATAGCATTACGGTGCGCCGACCGCTGCGCAACCGTCGCCTGCGCAGCATTCCCATGTCGACCAGCGTGTTCACGACACGGCTTATGCGGGAAGCATCCACGGGGAGCACACTCGCCAGTTCCGTTGCAGTGCACTCCTTTCGCTGAATACACGCTTTCAGGAGGGAGAATTCCACGTGGTTGAGTCCGAAGGGCGCCGCCTCTTCCATCATTCCTTTGAAGATCGCGGTCTCCAACCTGATCACACAGGCCTCTAAGTCCACTGCCGACTCGCGCACCGAGTCGTTTTGGAACTCTTGGTTCTCAGTGGTCATGCATTACTTTTCTTTGCAAATATTGCGGCTGAAAAAATCGGAGCGTTTTTTTGATTGTACTACTCAGAAAGCCTTGCCGCAACCCGTCTTCAAGCGTCTCCCTTCGTGTGTCCGATCGTGGCCGTAGGTACAGGCGCGGCCGGATACTGTTATACGGATTTTCTGGGCCTGGGAACGAGCTTCCGACTTCCACGTTTTGCGCGCGCATACACTAACGTCGCAGGCGGGGTTGGCAATACGCATCCCTGCACCAGCGACGAAGTT is a genomic window of Chloroflexota bacterium containing:
- a CDS encoding MarR family transcriptional regulator, with protein sequence MTTENQEFQNDSVRESAVDLEACVIRLETAIFKGMMEEAAPFGLNHVEFSLLKACIQRKECTATELASVLPVDASRISRVVNTLVDMGMLRRRRLRSGRRTVMLSLTEEGSELAQRLHKRMREYYAKLLAGVSTEHLRVLESTTTKILANYDAMKKSSTP